In a genomic window of Pedobacter sp. KBS0701:
- a CDS encoding NAD(P)/FAD-dependent oxidoreductase, with protein MEKKPKVTIIGAGFAGLAAAALLAKDGCDVTVIEKNEMAGGRARTWEKDGFLFDMGPSWYWMPDVFENYYQIFDKTASDFYELKRLSPSYRIYFGKNDIIDVPATLDDLYALFEKLEPGSSDNLKHFLDQAKYKYDVGMNEYVFKPSHSIMEYFDPRLAVSGIKLQLLGNMRKHVHQLFKNERLRKLLEFPVLFLGATPQNTPALYSLMNYADLVLGTWYPMGGMHKIVNAMQKIAEEQGVKFIFDTEVLKIEVKNNIAEEVITNKGNFKSDFIVGNADYHHIDQHLFDAPYQNYTEKYWDTRTMAPSCLLFYIGLNKKLNNILHHNLFFDENFDQHAEEIYTDPQWPTKPLFYACCPSVTDPGVAPEGCENLFFLVPLAPDLKDSESKREEYFNLLINRFKNLTGNDISDNILFKRSYAMNDFIEDYHAFKGNAYGLANTLKQTAFLKPKMKSKVTNFLYTGQLTVPGPGVPPAIISGQVVAKEIKKKLKKA; from the coding sequence ATGGAGAAAAAACCCAAGGTTACCATTATAGGTGCCGGTTTTGCAGGCCTGGCTGCTGCAGCTTTATTGGCCAAAGATGGTTGTGATGTTACTGTTATTGAAAAGAACGAAATGGCCGGCGGCCGTGCCAGAACCTGGGAAAAAGACGGCTTTCTTTTCGATATGGGCCCGAGCTGGTATTGGATGCCTGATGTTTTCGAAAACTACTATCAGATCTTTGATAAAACAGCGTCCGATTTTTATGAACTGAAAAGGCTAAGTCCTTCTTACCGCATTTATTTTGGTAAAAATGATATTATTGATGTTCCAGCGACATTGGATGACCTATATGCTTTATTTGAAAAACTAGAGCCAGGCAGCAGCGACAACCTAAAACATTTTCTCGATCAGGCAAAGTACAAGTACGATGTAGGCATGAACGAATATGTTTTCAAGCCTTCGCACAGTATAATGGAATATTTCGATCCCCGTTTAGCTGTTAGCGGAATCAAACTACAGCTTTTGGGAAATATGCGCAAGCACGTACATCAGTTGTTCAAAAATGAGCGTTTAAGGAAACTGTTAGAATTCCCCGTTTTATTTTTAGGTGCCACACCACAGAACACGCCTGCGCTGTATAGTTTAATGAACTATGCCGATCTCGTTTTAGGTACCTGGTATCCTATGGGCGGCATGCATAAAATTGTGAATGCCATGCAGAAAATTGCCGAAGAGCAGGGGGTGAAATTTATTTTTGATACCGAGGTGCTTAAAATCGAAGTTAAGAACAACATTGCTGAAGAAGTGATTACAAATAAGGGGAATTTTAAAAGTGATTTTATAGTGGGCAATGCCGATTATCACCACATTGATCAACACCTTTTTGATGCGCCGTACCAAAATTACACCGAAAAATACTGGGATACCAGAACCATGGCTCCTTCCTGCCTGTTGTTTTATATCGGCTTAAATAAGAAGCTCAACAATATATTACACCACAATCTTTTCTTCGACGAGAATTTTGATCAACATGCTGAAGAAATTTACACTGACCCGCAATGGCCAACAAAACCATTATTTTATGCCTGCTGTCCATCGGTTACCGATCCGGGTGTAGCGCCAGAGGGTTGCGAAAACCTTTTCTTTTTGGTTCCGCTTGCACCTGATTTAAAAGATAGCGAAAGCAAAAGGGAAGAATATTTTAATTTATTGATAAATCGTTTCAAAAATTTAACAGGAAACGACATTAGTGATAACATTCTGTTTAAACGAAGTTATGCCATGAACGATTTTATTGAAGATTACCATGCTTTTAAAGGAAATGCGTATGGATTAGCAAACACTTTGAAACAAACTGCTTTCTTAAAACCCAAAATGAAAAGTAAGGTAACAAATTTTTTATATACCGGACAGTTAACCGTTCCTGGCCCTGGCGTACCACCTGCAATCATCTCCGGACAAGTGGTAGCAAAAGAAATAAAAAAAAAGTTAAAAAAAGCTTGA
- a CDS encoding TolC family protein: MLRIKMVRLMLIVIIGSVLPQLAIAQQQITLKDALTFALQNNTKVRNARLDIEGGRYKVEEVRAQALPQLTGNVGLTYNPIIGQLVANIGGATQSFKLGQNWNSTAGVQLSQQLFNQQVFTGLQAARSSEEYYALTSQLTEEQIIELVANNYYQVLVNRQQLNVIDTNIKNVKVVEKIVGNQYKNGLARKIDVDRISVNLTNLNTQREQTLNAITQLENQLKFSMGMAVATPISLPATELTEVTTLPMFTDSIDLANRTEVKLLNNQDKLLSLQRKAYVAEYYPSLSLTGNYTYSSQSNSFDFLKTNASAIGFGSSAIGLTLKVPIFNGFLTRSKIRQADVDIKKAQESRKETNNALNLAYENAKIQLRNNLNTIKAQRKNADLAQEIYRSTQNNYNNGLASLTDLLDTENALTSAQNSYTQALLNYKIAEIQLIKSNGNIKSLVQ, from the coding sequence ATGCTTAGAATAAAAATGGTAAGATTAATGCTCATCGTCATTATTGGCTCGGTATTACCGCAGCTGGCAATTGCACAGCAGCAAATTACCTTAAAAGATGCGCTCACATTTGCGCTCCAAAACAACACAAAAGTGCGCAATGCCAGGTTGGATATTGAAGGCGGAAGGTACAAGGTAGAAGAAGTAAGGGCACAAGCCTTACCACAACTCACCGGAAATGTAGGTTTAACTTACAACCCTATTATTGGCCAGTTGGTTGCTAATATTGGTGGAGCAACACAGTCGTTTAAATTAGGGCAGAACTGGAATTCTACCGCAGGCGTTCAACTTTCGCAGCAATTATTTAACCAACAGGTTTTTACCGGCCTGCAGGCTGCACGTTCAAGCGAAGAATATTATGCACTTACTTCACAGTTAACAGAAGAACAAATTATCGAACTGGTGGCCAACAATTACTACCAGGTTTTGGTAAACAGGCAACAGCTTAACGTAATCGACACCAACATTAAAAATGTTAAAGTGGTTGAAAAAATTGTGGGTAACCAATATAAAAATGGTTTAGCCAGAAAAATCGATGTAGACCGGATTAGTGTAAACCTAACCAATTTAAATACACAGCGCGAGCAAACGCTTAATGCGATTACCCAATTGGAAAACCAGTTGAAATTTTCGATGGGAATGGCGGTTGCAACTCCAATTAGCCTTCCTGCTACCGAATTAACAGAAGTAACTACATTACCTATGTTTACAGATTCTATCGATCTCGCCAACAGAACTGAAGTTAAACTTTTAAATAACCAGGATAAACTTTTATCCCTGCAAAGAAAAGCTTATGTAGCCGAATACTATCCTAGTTTGTCTTTAACAGGCAATTATACCTATTCGAGCCAGAGCAATAGTTTCGATTTCCTTAAAACGAATGCTTCGGCTATCGGTTTTGGTTCGTCAGCAATTGGATTAACCTTAAAAGTGCCAATTTTTAACGGTTTCTTAACCCGTTCTAAAATCCGCCAGGCTGATGTAGACATTAAAAAGGCTCAGGAAAGCAGAAAAGAGACCAACAATGCTTTAAACCTGGCTTATGAAAATGCAAAAATACAATTGCGCAATAATTTAAATACTATTAAAGCGCAGCGTAAAAATGCCGATTTAGCGCAAGAGATCTATAGAAGTACCCAAAATAACTACAATAACGGCTTAGCTTCGTTAACCGACCTTTTGGATACCGAAAATGCACTTACCTCGGCACAAAACAGCTATACACAGGCTTTATTAAATTATAAAATAGCCGAAATACAATTAATCAAATCAAACGGAAATATTAAATCGCTAGTACAATAG
- a CDS encoding cytochrome b5 domain-containing protein, whose product MDLPGYTKQQLALRNGQDKPQIWVAYKGLIYDMTDSRLWKNGKHYEHWAGQDLTDELPDAPHTEAVFEKFVPIAVLVKPN is encoded by the coding sequence ATGGATTTACCAGGCTATACCAAACAACAACTTGCTTTGCGGAACGGACAGGATAAGCCACAGATCTGGGTAGCATACAAAGGCTTGATCTATGATATGACTGATAGCAGGTTGTGGAAAAACGGGAAGCATTACGAGCATTGGGCCGGGCAGGATTTGACTGATGAATTGCCCGATGCACCCCATACCGAAGCTGTTTTTGAAAAGTTTGTTCCGATAGCTGTACTCGTTAAACCAAATTAA
- a CDS encoding efflux RND transporter periplasmic adaptor subunit, whose product MKRVITIIIVVVVALGAIAYVLSNNKKKNEEKTAFIAKGGGAVAVRVAQVERKAVNLDFSANGNFIPKQELNFLSENAGRVTAIYVDEGDRVSKGQVLARVDAEIINTDRETAEANYQNAVRDEARYQSSFSTGGVTQQQLDQAKLATRNAKLRLQASQRRLSDANIKSPINGIVNKRYIEVGAFVNTQGTQLFELVDVSKLKLKVNVNESQVANLKIGDQIDIKSSVFPTDNFSGKVTFIAAKADGTLNFPIEIEVENSHKNTLKAGMYGTAIFKFPKQAPSILIPRTSFVGSVSSNQVFVLDKANNTAKTRNVVAGRILGDNVEILDGLKEGETVITSGQINLTEGTAVSIVK is encoded by the coding sequence ATGAAAAGAGTAATTACCATAATCATCGTAGTTGTTGTTGCCCTTGGTGCAATAGCTTATGTTTTAAGCAACAATAAAAAGAAGAACGAAGAAAAAACTGCTTTCATTGCTAAAGGTGGTGGTGCTGTTGCCGTTCGTGTTGCCCAAGTAGAAAGAAAAGCTGTAAATTTAGATTTCAGTGCAAACGGAAACTTTATTCCTAAACAAGAACTTAACTTCTTATCAGAAAATGCTGGTCGTGTTACGGCTATTTATGTAGATGAAGGTGACCGGGTAAGCAAAGGACAGGTTTTAGCCCGCGTTGACGCTGAAATCATCAATACAGATAGGGAAACTGCTGAAGCTAACTACCAGAATGCAGTGAGAGATGAGGCCAGATACCAAAGCTCATTCTCAACTGGTGGTGTTACGCAACAACAGTTAGACCAGGCTAAATTGGCTACAAGAAATGCAAAACTGCGTTTACAGGCTTCACAAAGAAGATTAAGTGATGCGAACATTAAATCGCCAATTAACGGTATTGTAAACAAAAGATACATCGAAGTTGGTGCTTTTGTAAATACCCAGGGCACTCAATTGTTCGAGCTTGTTGATGTTTCTAAATTAAAATTAAAAGTAAACGTTAACGAATCGCAGGTTGCCAATCTTAAAATCGGTGACCAGATCGACATTAAATCTTCTGTTTTCCCAACTGATAATTTCTCCGGAAAGGTAACTTTCATCGCTGCTAAAGCTGATGGAACCTTAAACTTCCCTATTGAAATTGAAGTAGAGAACAGCCACAAAAACACTTTAAAAGCCGGTATGTACGGAACTGCCATATTTAAGTTTCCTAAACAAGCACCTAGCATCCTTATCCCACGTACATCATTTGTGGGTAGTGTAAGCAGCAATCAGGTTTTCGTATTGGACAAAGCCAACAATACTGCCAAAACCCGTAATGTTGTAGCTGGCCGTATTTTAGGAGATAATGTTGAGATTCTTGACGGCTTAAAAGAAGGTGAAACTGTAATTACCAGTGGACAGATTAACTTAACTGAAGGTACTGCCGTTAGTATCGTAAAGTAA
- a CDS encoding efflux RND transporter permease subunit: protein MKITDISIKRPSLVIVVFTALTLLGLLSYFSLGYELLPKFSNNVVSISTIYPGASPNEVENTVTKKIEDAVSSMENIKKINSVSFESLSTVTITLTDAANIDISLNDAQRKVNAILSDLPEDVKTPSLSKFSLDDLPVITMSASANMDDITFYDLIDKRIAPVISRVSGIAQVNLVGGSEREIQVSLDANKLQGYNLSVPQVQQLILSSNLDFPTGSVKTQNQDVLIRLSGKYRSMEELRNLVLTTTKDGAQIRLGDVADVQDSQKETEKLARIDRKASIAIQIIKQSDANAVEVSKGVHAIIAKLKTEYAANKLDIRIVNDSSIFTLESADAVIHDLILAVILVAFVMLFFLHSLRNALIVMVSIPVSLIATFIGISLFGFTLNLMSLLGLSLVVGILVDDAIVVLENIQRHMEMGKNKVRAASDATREIGFTVVSITFVIVVVFFPIAVSTGLVSNILRQFCIVVIIATLLSLVASFTIVPLIFSRFGKLEHIEGKNIFGRFILWFEKQLKKFTLWITSILTWSLNHKALTLVAVVVMFLSSCGLLVGGFIGSEFFPKSDKGEFLVQLELPKDASLEQTNFLTQKAEAFLDKQPEITQLITTVGQSTGDFGGTQATAYKSEINVKLVERDEREGVSSDIFATKMSRALAKELIGAKVKTVPISILGIAENAPIQLVVMGSDLDSALKYAEGAQKVLASIPGATEIKLSVEKGTPEINVQVDRDKMSAVGLTLQTVGSTMQTAFAGNTDGKYRKGEYEYDINIQYQNFNRQNIDDVRNLIFVNNDGKQIKLSQFATITEGSGPSQLERLNKSTSVSVKAQSIGRPTGTVVAEFQAKLEEMQKNGKLKAPIGVSYSWAGDQENQSEGFGTLGIALLASIILVYLIMVALYDSFIYPLVVMFSLPLAVIGALLALALTNNSIGIFTILGLIMLMGLVAKNAIILVDFTNHLKAEGKETKEALVLANHARLRPILMTTIAMVFGMLPIALASGAGAEWKNGLAWVIVGGLTSSLFLTLIVVPVVYLMFDRMLERLGFNKKGKTIDELMVEPYDHKDVNEYDLDHGH, encoded by the coding sequence ATGAAGATAACAGACATATCTATAAAAAGGCCTTCGCTGGTGATTGTGGTGTTTACCGCACTTACCTTGCTTGGGCTACTAAGTTACTTTTCGTTGGGTTATGAATTACTTCCAAAATTCTCTAACAACGTAGTATCTATTTCGACCATCTACCCTGGCGCTTCGCCAAATGAGGTTGAAAACACCGTAACCAAAAAGATTGAGGATGCGGTATCATCGATGGAAAACATTAAGAAAATCAATTCTGTATCGTTTGAGAGTTTATCAACTGTTACCATCACCTTAACTGATGCGGCAAACATCGATATTTCCTTAAATGACGCACAAAGAAAGGTAAACGCCATTCTTTCTGATCTGCCTGAGGATGTAAAAACGCCGTCGTTAAGTAAATTCTCTTTGGATGATTTACCGGTAATTACCATGTCGGCATCAGCCAATATGGATGATATTACCTTTTACGATTTAATCGATAAACGTATAGCTCCGGTAATTTCGAGGGTAAGTGGTATTGCACAGGTTAACCTTGTTGGTGGTTCAGAACGCGAAATTCAGGTTTCGTTAGATGCCAATAAACTCCAGGGCTACAACCTTTCGGTTCCTCAGGTGCAACAATTAATTTTGAGTTCTAACCTCGATTTCCCTACTGGAAGTGTTAAAACGCAGAATCAGGATGTATTAATCCGTTTATCGGGTAAATACAGAAGTATGGAAGAATTGAGAAACCTTGTTTTAACAACAACTAAAGATGGAGCACAGATCCGCTTAGGTGATGTAGCCGATGTTCAGGATTCGCAAAAAGAAACCGAGAAACTGGCACGTATCGATCGTAAAGCGTCTATCGCTATCCAGATCATTAAACAAAGTGATGCGAATGCAGTAGAGGTAAGTAAAGGTGTACACGCCATTATTGCCAAACTTAAAACTGAATATGCAGCCAATAAGCTTGATATCAGAATTGTTAACGACAGTTCAATCTTTACCTTAGAATCAGCCGATGCGGTAATCCACGATTTAATTCTTGCGGTTATCTTGGTGGCCTTCGTAATGCTTTTCTTCCTGCACAGCTTACGTAATGCGTTAATTGTAATGGTATCCATTCCGGTTTCGTTAATTGCCACCTTTATCGGAATCAGCTTGTTCGGCTTTACTTTAAACTTAATGTCGCTGTTGGGGCTATCACTCGTGGTAGGTATCCTGGTGGATGATGCGATTGTGGTACTGGAGAACATCCAGCGACACATGGAGATGGGTAAAAACAAGGTAAGGGCAGCATCTGATGCGACAAGAGAGATCGGTTTTACGGTTGTATCCATTACTTTCGTAATTGTGGTGGTGTTCTTCCCGATTGCGGTAAGTACCGGATTAGTATCTAACATCTTACGTCAGTTTTGTATTGTGGTAATTATTGCAACTTTACTTTCGTTGGTCGCTTCATTTACTATTGTACCATTGATCTTCTCTCGTTTCGGTAAATTGGAACATATTGAAGGTAAAAACATATTTGGCCGTTTCATTCTCTGGTTCGAAAAACAGTTAAAGAAATTTACCCTTTGGATTACCAGTATATTAACATGGTCGTTAAACCATAAAGCACTTACTTTAGTTGCCGTAGTGGTGATGTTCTTAAGTTCTTGCGGTTTATTGGTAGGCGGTTTTATTGGTTCTGAGTTCTTCCCTAAATCAGATAAAGGTGAGTTCTTGGTTCAGCTGGAGTTACCAAAAGATGCTTCTTTAGAGCAAACCAACTTCTTAACACAAAAAGCCGAGGCTTTCTTAGATAAACAACCAGAGATTACACAATTAATTACAACTGTAGGACAATCGACAGGTGATTTCGGTGGTACGCAGGCAACAGCCTATAAATCGGAGATCAACGTAAAACTTGTTGAGCGTGATGAACGTGAAGGTGTTTCTTCAGATATTTTTGCAACGAAAATGAGCCGTGCACTGGCAAAAGAATTAATTGGTGCAAAAGTAAAAACCGTTCCAATCAGTATTTTGGGTATTGCAGAAAATGCACCGATCCAGTTGGTGGTAATGGGTTCTGATTTGGATAGTGCTTTGAAATATGCCGAAGGTGCACAGAAAGTACTTGCTTCTATTCCTGGTGCTACAGAGATTAAATTATCGGTAGAAAAAGGAACGCCTGAAATTAACGTTCAGGTAGACCGTGATAAGATGTCGGCAGTTGGCTTAACGCTACAAACCGTAGGTTCTACCATGCAGACTGCTTTTGCGGGTAACACGGATGGCAAATACAGAAAAGGCGAATACGAATATGATATCAATATCCAGTATCAAAACTTTAACCGCCAGAACATTGACGACGTACGTAACCTGATTTTTGTAAATAATGATGGCAAACAGATTAAGTTATCGCAGTTTGCAACCATTACTGAAGGTTCAGGACCAAGTCAACTGGAGCGTTTAAATAAATCGACTTCAGTATCAGTTAAGGCCCAATCAATCGGTAGACCAACAGGAACCGTGGTTGCAGAATTCCAGGCAAAACTGGAAGAGATGCAAAAAAATGGCAAACTCAAAGCGCCAATTGGCGTAAGTTATAGTTGGGCGGGTGATCAGGAGAACCAAAGCGAAGGTTTTGGTACCTTAGGTATCGCTTTATTGGCTTCGATCATTTTGGTTTACCTGATTATGGTTGCCCTCTACGATAGTTTTATCTATCCATTAGTGGTGATGTTTTCACTTCCGCTAGCGGTAATCGGAGCCCTGTTGGCCCTGGCTTTAACCAATAATTCAATTGGTATCTTTACCATTTTGGGATTAATTATGTTAATGGGTCTCGTAGCGAAAAATGCGATTATCCTGGTCGATTTTACCAACCACTTAAAAGCTGAAGGTAAAGAAACCAAAGAAGCGCTTGTGTTGGCTAACCATGCACGTTTACGTCCAATCTTAATGACAACCATCGCCATGGTATTTGGTATGCTTCCAATTGCCCTGGCAAGCGGTGCAGGTGCCGAATGGAAAAATGGTTTGGCATGGGTTATTGTAGGTGGATTAACCAGTTCATTGTTCTTAACTTTAATTGTGGTACCTGTGGTGTACTTAATGTTCGACAGAATGTTAGAGCGCCTTGGCTTCAATAAAAAAGGAAAAACCATCGACGAGTTAATGGTTGAACCATACGACCATAAAGATGTAAACGAATACGACTTAGATCACGGACATTAA
- a CDS encoding lycopene cyclase domain-containing protein — protein MNYIYLLINIAVIFFPLVLSFDKKVHFFSKWKFVFPAILLTGIVFLIWDILFTKLHVWSFNPGYIIGVNLLGLPLEEILFFLTVPYACIFIYECLNIYFPKNDLQKYSLALSNLFLGLCVAILFFGYNRWYTLINFGFLFIVLAYVEYVNVEFRFMYKFYRAYLVSLIPFYIVNGFLTAIPVVMYNNKQNLGFRVGTIPFEDHFYLMGLLLMNIYLYEVFKSRAGKSQA, from the coding sequence ATGAATTATATCTATCTACTTATTAATATTGCCGTAATTTTTTTTCCATTGGTTTTATCATTTGATAAAAAGGTTCATTTTTTTAGCAAATGGAAGTTTGTATTTCCTGCAATATTGCTTACTGGCATTGTATTTTTAATTTGGGATATCCTGTTTACCAAGCTCCATGTATGGTCGTTTAATCCCGGTTACATCATAGGTGTAAATCTTCTGGGCCTACCTTTGGAAGAGATCTTATTCTTTTTAACTGTTCCGTATGCCTGTATTTTTATTTACGAATGTTTGAACATCTATTTCCCAAAAAATGATCTGCAAAAATATAGCCTTGCGTTAAGTAATCTGTTTCTGGGGCTTTGCGTGGCCATTTTATTTTTTGGTTACAACAGGTGGTACACGCTAATTAATTTTGGCTTTTTATTTATAGTGCTGGCTTATGTAGAATATGTAAATGTGGAGTTTAGGTTTATGTACAAATTTTACAGGGCTTACCTGGTTTCGCTTATCCCCTTCTATATTGTAAATGGTTTTTTAACTGCTATTCCGGTGGTGATGTATAATAATAAGCAAAACCTTGGGTTTCGAGTGGGTACTATCCCTTTTGAAGATCATTTTTATTTAATGGGGCTGTTGCTGATGAATATCTACCTGTACGAAGTTTTTAAAAGCAGGGCTGGTAAAAGTCAGGCATAA
- a CDS encoding sterol desaturase family protein, whose amino-acid sequence MSVFINILIVLFTIIFMECLSWFIHKYLFHGPLWFMHKSHHQKAKSFFEWNDLFAVLFAGVSLYLMYTDQDSFGYLFFAGLGITLYGLIYFVVHDWFVHRRFKTFKSNNAYLQAVRKAHKIHHKSRGKEKGKAFGLLFVRKAVLKS is encoded by the coding sequence TTGTCTGTATTTATCAATATTCTTATCGTATTATTTACCATTATTTTTATGGAGTGTTTGTCGTGGTTTATACACAAGTATTTATTCCATGGACCACTGTGGTTTATGCATAAAAGCCATCACCAAAAGGCAAAATCATTTTTCGAATGGAACGATCTGTTTGCGGTGTTATTTGCTGGAGTGTCCTTATATTTAATGTACACCGATCAGGATAGTTTTGGCTACCTGTTTTTTGCGGGCTTAGGCATTACTTTGTATGGACTGATTTATTTTGTAGTACACGATTGGTTTGTGCACCGTCGTTTTAAAACCTTTAAAAGTAATAATGCTTATTTGCAGGCAGTACGTAAAGCGCATAAAATCCACCATAAAAGTAGGGGGAAGGAAAAAGGGAAAGCTTTTGGTTTGTTGTTTGTGCGGAAAGCAGTATTAAAGAGCTAA
- a CDS encoding RNA polymerase sigma factor, translated as MTKFEFNHLVNHHSVSLRSYALNFTKDAEDANDLVQDTMLKAITYYNKFKEGTNLKGWLFTIMKNTFINNYRRLVKTNTLITQSEDISSANLSYSATKNQAESKFVLGDIDKALSQLPEEYYVPFIRYFEGYKYHEIADMLEIPIGTVKTRIHVARGILKKYLKTYSKEIASVELV; from the coding sequence ATGACAAAATTTGAATTCAATCATCTGGTTAATCATCACTCGGTATCACTTAGGTCTTATGCTTTAAATTTTACTAAAGACGCAGAAGACGCAAATGATTTGGTTCAGGACACCATGCTTAAAGCAATCACTTATTACAATAAGTTTAAAGAAGGTACTAACCTGAAAGGCTGGTTATTTACCATTATGAAAAATACTTTCATTAATAACTACCGTCGTTTGGTAAAAACCAATACGCTAATTACACAAAGCGAAGATATTTCTTCTGCAAATCTTTCATACAGTGCGACTAAAAACCAGGCAGAAAGTAAATTTGTACTGGGCGATATTGACAAAGCCCTTTCGCAATTGCCGGAAGAATATTATGTGCCTTTTATCCGCTATTTTGAAGGTTACAAATACCATGAAATTGCGGATATGTTAGAAATTCCAATTGGAACAGTGAAAACCCGTATCCACGTAGCAAGAGGTATTTTAAAAAAATACCTTAAAACTTACTCAAAAGAAATTGCCAGTGTAGAATTGGTATAA
- the murB gene encoding UDP-N-acetylmuramate dehydrogenase codes for MLQIQENISLKPYNSFGIDVKASYFAEIFSEADLVSLFKNEIIKSQKLLVIGGGSNVLFTQDYNGLVIKISIKGIQSEVIDDKVLVIAGAGEVWNDFVNYCVEHHFAGVENLSLIPGTVGASPIQNIGAYGVELKDVFESCKAFEIKTGKMKTFGYADCRFGYRESIFKRELRGQYIITSVTFRLSTEAKINTSYGAIETELLNRGIENPNIADVSSAVSHIRVSKLPDPSTIGNAGSFFKNPVIEKYEFADIVAKYPDVVHYPTADDKIKLAAGWLIEQCGWKGKVVGQTGTWKNQALVLVNHGHATGTEVYNFSEQIIDSVKSTFGVILEREVNIL; via the coding sequence ATGCTTCAAATCCAGGAAAATATTTCTCTAAAACCATATAACTCATTTGGTATAGATGTTAAGGCCAGCTATTTCGCTGAGATATTCTCTGAGGCAGATCTGGTTAGCTTATTTAAAAACGAGATCATAAAATCTCAAAAGCTTTTAGTGATTGGCGGAGGTAGCAATGTGTTATTTACTCAGGATTATAACGGATTAGTTATTAAAATCAGCATCAAGGGTATTCAATCTGAAGTTATTGATGATAAAGTTTTGGTAATTGCTGGTGCAGGTGAGGTCTGGAATGATTTTGTAAACTATTGTGTTGAACATCATTTTGCAGGTGTAGAGAATTTAAGCCTGATTCCCGGCACGGTTGGCGCTTCACCCATACAGAATATTGGTGCGTATGGGGTAGAGTTGAAAGACGTTTTCGAAAGCTGCAAGGCATTTGAAATTAAAACCGGGAAAATGAAAACCTTCGGCTATGCCGATTGCCGTTTTGGTTATCGTGAAAGTATTTTCAAAAGGGAATTAAGGGGGCAGTATATTATTACATCTGTTACTTTCCGTTTGTCAACTGAAGCAAAAATTAATACTTCTTACGGTGCAATTGAAACGGAGTTGCTGAACAGGGGAATCGAAAATCCAAATATTGCTGATGTTTCTTCTGCCGTATCGCACATCCGTGTGAGCAAACTGCCCGATCCATCTACTATTGGTAACGCTGGCAGTTTCTTTAAAAATCCAGTAATCGAAAAATATGAATTTGCCGATATTGTGGCAAAGTACCCCGATGTGGTACATTACCCCACAGCAGATGATAAAATTAAATTAGCAGCAGGCTGGTTAATTGAACAATGTGGCTGGAAGGGTAAAGTGGTTGGTCAAACAGGCACATGGAAAAATCAGGCTTTGGTTTTAGTTAACCATGGACACGCAACTGGTACAGAAGTGTATAATTTTTCTGAACAAATAATAGACAGTGTGAAGTCTACTTTTGGAGTCATTCTGGAAAGAGAAGTAAATATTCTGTGA
- a CDS encoding TetR/AcrR family transcriptional regulator translates to MIVADKKREQIIDGAIKRFIHFGIGKTTMNDIAEDLSVSKPSLYYYFPDKKHLIVGVIERVFNDFFELIKKKYNPDLPVQEILFNTIDVRNTFFQKYYMLRITEGIPDLLNDEVIKSKLHSLKESEKDFFAEIFSLAKSKGEIEHDDTAHVAELYLESLMGLCTMCIMETGKDLFPDKKALNKMTLKQKNLTTIFIRGLRCVD, encoded by the coding sequence ATGATTGTAGCCGATAAAAAGAGAGAGCAAATTATTGATGGTGCTATAAAACGCTTTATCCATTTTGGTATTGGTAAAACCACAATGAATGATATTGCCGAAGATCTATCTGTATCCAAACCATCTCTTTATTATTATTTTCCGGATAAAAAACATTTGATTGTGGGAGTAATTGAAAGAGTGTTTAACGATTTCTTTGAACTGATTAAAAAGAAATACAACCCTGATTTGCCGGTACAGGAAATTCTTTTTAATACCATTGATGTTCGGAACACCTTTTTCCAAAAATATTACATGCTCCGCATTACGGAGGGCATTCCGGATTTACTGAACGATGAGGTAATTAAAAGTAAACTGCACTCATTAAAAGAATCGGAAAAGGACTTTTTCGCAGAGATTTTTAGTCTGGCTAAATCAAAAGGAGAAATTGAGCATGATGATACAGCACATGTTGCCGAATTATACCTGGAAAGTTTAATGGGCCTTTGTACAATGTGTATTATGGAAACCGGCAAGGACCTTTTCCCTGATAAAAAAGCATTAAATAAAATGACTTTAAAACAAAAAAACCTGACCACCATCTTTATAAGAGGTTTAAGGTGTGTAGACTAA